Proteins from a genomic interval of Leishmania braziliensis MHOM/BR/75/M2904 complete genome, chromosome 24:
- a CDS encoding putative ubiquitin hydrolase, protein MDVANNRSLGFVGKEILFRKIEFERYRKPHVVEYPRSATVLNPQHTRQLRESMSTQRHDGKLDNADTDDGDEGAAPRGGLDSDDDDDDPRRIDKAAQLCSDAQLRSSLYLRWQNITPVGLGLMNLGNTCFANSVLQALAHIPALAQYFMNTFRSADNQLGAPFDFGFAIAETFRKMHHAPQQGRTGGSGGGAYRPGQIIGNLRLLSKHFAIGRQSDAHEFAVQLLFSCQKSLLHRLVGSKKVQPQVAHTTALHRICGGYLLSQVTWSRQEEIQQLLRVGRQQEAMDLKMEAKQAERKRAKRVSQHELDAQTLCSNTYDPFTILSVELAGHTLEHCLSKFCAVEALDGRSYRSPRQVGVRARKKFSIHVPPPVLAIHVKRFGPTGNKINKHVQFPLELDITRYCTLPPSSPPPSSSPSSALPDHLQSQDGMSSSATAKRADCQYELNAVCVHEGRSIDYGHYYTLAKASNGMWYEFNDSHVSRLSEDQLQRAQVYMLFYSRKPTASAEKQQQHSTNGSAHAFASSSASVKLSVGTAVKEDRAIGRELSESEVQVLLKKRCAGQRQTSDLNGSSSSSSVSAAPPQRLSDASGDGDEEGHTAEGSSLPLSTTVRVQTSKRVREELSTDSDSDGVDEKKGSAYARRLWTQHNGCAAQDSHSEANVVPWSSQRGDKDDAASPRPPLLKSATASLYGGLVKSLRRAPRDGGAFSDTTTLPQQRQRLNFRVGRHAVQALHQRKALNTPETVRRPASAPAFQQRIRDPLWEMEMDRGKVKKVKSKVKAPDPFEGVNPFQEASHGMFDIRGRRRRE, encoded by the coding sequence aTGGACGTCGCCAATAATCGCTCGCTCGGGTTCGTGGGTAAGGAGATCTTGTTCCGCAAGATTGAGTTTGAGCGCTACCGGAAGCCGCATGTTGTCGAGTACccccgcagcgccaccgttCTCAACCCGCAGCACACACGTCAGCTCCGCGAGTCGATGagcacgcagcggcacgaTGGCAAGCTCGACAACGCCGACAcagacgacggcgacgaggggGCGGCGCCCCGCGGAGGCTtggacagcgacgacgacgacgacgacccGCGGCGCATCGATAAGGCAGCACAGCTGTGCTCCGACGCGCAGCTTCGCAGCAGCCTATACCTACGCTGGCAGAACATCACGCCTGTTGGGCTAGGGCTCATGAACCTTGGCAACACGTGCTTTGCGAACAGCGTGCTGCAAGCACTTGCCCACATTCCGGCACTGGCACAGTACTTCATGAACACGTTCCGCTCAGCAGACAACCAGCTTGGCGCCCCCTTCGACTTCGGCTTCGCCATTGCCGAGACGTTTCGCAAGATGCATCatgcgccacagcagggccgcaccggtggcagcggcggaggtgcgTACCGACCTGGGCAAATCATAGGTAACCTCCGCCTGCTATCAAAGCACTTCGCCATTGGGCGGCAGAGCGACGCGCATGAGTTTGCCGtgcagcttctcttttcgtgtcagaagtcgctgctgcaccgccttgtCGGCTCCAAGAAAGTGCAGCCACAGGTGGCACACACCACCGCACTCCACCGCATCTGTGGTGGCTATCTGCTCTCACAAGTAACGTGGTCGCGCCAGGAAGAgatccagcagctgctgcgcgtcggCAGGCAGCAAGAGGCGATGGACCTCAAGATGGAGGCAAAGCAAGCAGAGAGGAAGCGGGCGAAACGTGTCTCGCAGCACGAGCTCGATGCGCAAACCCTGTGCTCCAACACCTACGACCCCTTCACGATTCTCTCGGTGGAATTGGCGGGGCACACACTGGAGCACTGCCTGAGCAAGTTCTGCGCAGTCGAGGCGCTCGATGGCCGCTCCTACCGGTCCCCACGTCAGGTTGGCGTGCGTGCACGCAAAAAGTTTAGCATCCACGTTCCGCCGCCAGTGCTCGCCATCCACGTGAAGCGCTTTGGCCCTACGGGCAATAAGATAAACAAACACGTGCAATTCCCACTGGAGTTGGACATTACTCGCTACTGCACCCTACCGCCGTCGTccccgccgccgtcgtcgtcgccgtcgtcagcGCTGCCGGATCACCTGCAGTCGCAGGATGGCATGTCCTCCTCAGCAACGGCAAAGAGAGCTGATTGTCAGTACGAGCTCAACGCCGTATGCGTTCATGAAGGACGCTCCATTGACTACGGCCACTACTACACCTTGGCCAAGGCCTCGAATGGCATGTGGTACGAGTTCAACGATAGCCACGTCAGTCGTCTTTCGGAGGACCAGCTCCAGCGGGCACAGGTGTACATGCTCTTCTACTCCCGCAagcccaccgcctccgctgagaaacagcagcagcatagcaccaacggcagcgcacacgccttCGCGTCTTCCTCCGCATCTGTCAAGCTCAGCGTGGGGACAGCGGTGAAAGAGGACCGTGCCATTGGGCGAGAGCTGAGCGAGTCggaggtgcaggtgctgctgaagaagCGCTGCGCTGGGCAACGACAGACGAGCGACTTAAAcggcagctcctcctcctcctcggtgtctgcagcgccgccgcaacgcCTGTCCGACGCTTCTGGCGATGGCGATGAAGAAGGCCACACGGCCGAGGGCTCGTCTTTGCCGTTGAGCACGACTGTCCGCGTGCAGACATCCAAGCGCGTTCGAGAGGAGCTTTCAACGGACTCGGATAGCGACGGCGTCGACGAAAAGAAGGGCAGCGCATACGCACGCCGGCTGTGGACACAGCACAACGGGTGCGCAGCGCAGGACAGCCACAGCGAGGCAAACGTGGTACCATGGTCCTCACAACGAGGTGACAAGGACGATGCAGCGTCTCCCcgtccgccgctgctgaagtCAGCTACAGCGTCCCTCTATGGTGGCCTCGTTAAGTCGCTGAGGCGCGCACCGAGAGACGGCGGTGCATTTTCCGACACAACAACActaccgcagcagcggcagcgcctcaACTTTCGGGTTGGCCGGCACGCCGTACAAGCCCTGCATCAGCGCAAGGCGCTCAACACCCCTGAGACGGTGCGGCGACCGGCATCGGCACCCGCGttccagcagcgcatccgtGATCCCCTTTGGGAAATGGAGATGGACCGCGGTAAGGTGAAGAAGGTGAAGTCGAAGGTGAAGGCACCGGATCCGTTTGAAGGCGTCAACCCCTTTCAGGAGGCGTCGCACGGCATGTTCGACATTcgtgggcggcggcggcgcgagTAG
- a CDS encoding putative DNA helicase, whose protein sequence is MNCQCDYPARYLISRDGKPCYTCTLGRCRFYALAPVQCEGYTRITLGAPGCPLADTGVVLRFEAAVHPANEDAACFTIRVQGEASRWEALRLDVLQDPQFDGMWYTAGQAFLYPMTQYTHLLAALKARPLPHIAVEEIPNFYFRCVERMRQLPRQYADDVASGRACLPDTEDCVYKLLRPFQRDGVRFVLERHGRAMIADDMGLGKTVQAIAVAHHYRGEWPVLVVCPMSLMENWAKEFNKFCGIPFSRIAILQGAKATATSLQDVVIVSYSSLKCVEHAHFNVVILDESHYIKAGAAKRAQHSLKLCRESRRAILLSGTPAMSRPIELYAQLQAIQPGAVPSRAQFGARYCNSFVGRFGIDLTGHAHADELHSLLRHYLIRRTKRELGRELPSKSRQLLYIYITEKEKKALEKQIIALRHSLSSTSTAAANSAFSLVDNSAGDCAARAPNVFEMKMATARAKIPAVQDYVSGIVEQHLHSGEKLILFAHHQCMMEALRSAVEAVQPLKPIDYIYISGDTPPAQREPAAEHFRTEATCTVAILSMQSSGTGHNFTCASTVVFTELDWNPSTHLQCEDRVHRIGQAQPCRIKYLLAEGTSDSVIWPLLQAKLSVTTAMLETSNTSGTEMHLHDGADKQNVTRRDVVAMKSSSTPSTSQQSTLDQFIQPQPSQATPNREEEVDGVVVSMLTSPRVNVHSQPSTGHAALASPERDAPPLLLTPTCPSQRQQLSSTLMDTPISASRRSASGSGVTATLTTTTMAPTTPPALIPFSEMGNNFLVTSMPHPSNFSASRRPRLSASSGTGMVHPTQPPVSLSTATPGPTSSSANAASVLDLMRRTSSTKSDAASAAVTPSSLVPSAGVSLAVDLTGTASTQSVVMQSSPSTVSRPAAGAVVPPRRTVFTLTKTSPNDSMNTPVASMVTSSSPVTHALPHALPLTLPEAPKTGAVHVPLRPNLHLKRPRTEAQHGRGGDSDIRANTAGGGTKAFATTAVARVETICATGPAATAASIGSATWGPSASLAAAATLAPSPPSTLRPVHTQAMIVHPIMLAASSSSPTPSPVSTTPSPIASAPRRTLFKLGSNVSGAPSSPPPARPQ, encoded by the coding sequence ATGAACTGCCAGTGCGACTACCCCGCGCGCTACCTCATCAGCCGTGATGGCAAGCCGTGCTACACCTGCACTCTcgggcgctgccgcttctaCGCGCTGGCCCCCGTGCAGTGCGAGGGGTACACCCGCATCACGCTTGGTGCTCCGGGATGCCCACTAGCTGACACCGGTGTTGTGCTGCGCTTTGAGGCAGCGGTTCACCCGGCAAACGAGGACGCTGCGTGCTTCACCATCCGCGTTCAGGGCGAGGCGTCAAGGTGGGAAGCGCTTCGCCTTGACGTGCTGCAGGACCCTCAGTTTGACGGCATGTGGTACACAGCCGGGCAGGCTTTTCTGTACCCCATGACGCAGTACactcacctcctcgccgctctcAAGGCCCGGCCACTGCCGCACATTGCAGTCGAAGAGATCCCTAACTTCTACTTTCGCTGTGTGGAGCGAATGCGGCAACTCCCACGGCAGTACGCCGATGACGTGGCTTCTGGCCGCGCCTGTCTCCCCGACACAGAGGACTGTGTGTATAAGCTCTTGAGACCGTTCCAGCGGGATGGTGTACGCTTCGTGCTGGAGCGCCACGGTCGCGCCATGATTGCCGATGACATGGGGCTTGGCAAGACGGTGCAAgccatcgccgtcgctcACCACTACAGGGGCGAGTGGCCGGTGCTGGTCGTATGCCCCATGTCACTCATGGAAAACTGGGCGAAGGAGTTCAATAAGTTCTGCGGTATCCCATTTTCACGCATCGCCATCCTGCAAGGTGCCAAGGCAACCGCGACGAGCCTGCAAGACGTCGTGATCGTCTCCTACAGCTCCCTGAAGTGTGTGGAGCACGCCCACTTCAACGTCGTCATCCTTGACGAGTCGCACTACATAAAAGCCGGTGCGGCAAAGCGGGCTCAGCACTCCCTCAAGCTCTGTCGCGAGAGCCGCCGCGCGATCCTCCTTTCAGGCACACCAGCCATGTCGCGTCCGATTGAGCTgtacgcgcagctgcaggcaaTCCAGCCAGGCGCAGTGCCGAGCAGGGCTCAGTTTGGTGCGCGGTATTGCAACTCCTTTGTGGGTCGATTCGGCATCGATCTGACGGGCCACGCTCACGCTGACGAGCTGCACAGCCTCCTGCGCCACTACCTGATTCGCCGCACAAAGCGCGAGCTTGGCCGCGAGCTGCCCTCTAAGTCGCGCCAGCTTCTCTACATTTACATcacggagaaggaaaagaaggcacTGGAGAAGCAAATCATCGCCTTACGCCATAGCCTTAGCTCGAcatcgacagcagcagccaactCCGCTTTTTCTCTCGTGGACAACAGCGCGGGTGACTGCGCTGCGCGGGCACCAAACGTCTTCGAGATGAAGATGGCTACCGCACGTGCCAAGATACCGGCAGTGCAGGATTACGTCAGCGGCATTGTGGAACAGCACCTCCACTCAGGTGAAAAGCTCATCCTGTTCGCGCACCACCAGTGCATGATGGAGGCACTTCGGAGCGCAgtcgaggcggtgcagccgctCAAGCCCATCGACTACATCTACATCTCCGGCGATACGCCACCGGCACAGCGCGAGCCAGCTGCTGAGCACTTTCGAACAGAGGCAACATGCACAGTAGCCATCTTGTCCATGCAGTCCAGCGGCACTGGCCACAACTTCACGTGTGCGTCCACCGTAGTCTTCACCGAGCTCGATTGGAACCCTAGTACGCACTTGCAGTGCGAGGACCGTGTGCACCGCATCGGCCAGGCGCAGCCGTGCCGCATCAAGTACCTGCTGGCTGAGGGCACCTCTGACAGTGTCATTTGGCCGCTGCTACAGGCGAAACTGAGCGTGACCACAGCCATGCTCGAGACGTCGAACACGAGCGGGACAGAAATGCACCtccacgacggcgcggaTAAGCAGAACGTGACTAGGCGCGACGTGGTGGCCATGAAGTCCTCGTCGACCCCATCCACATCGCAGCAGAGCACGCTGGACCAGTTTATACAGCCTCAGCCCTCGCAAGCGACGCCAAACAGGGAAGAGGAAGTCGATGGGGTTGTGGTATCAATGTTGACGTCGCCGCGGGTCAACGTCCATTCGCAGCCATCGACAGGGCACGCGGCACTCGCATcgccagagagagacgcaccaCCGCTCTTGCTCACACCGACATGCCCCTCccagaggcagcagctgtcTTCAACCCTCATGGACACTCCCATCTCCGCCTCACGCAGGAgcgcgagcggcagcggcgtcactGCCACACTGACGACCACAACGATGGCACCAACAACCCCACCAGCGCTGATTCCGTTCTCTGAAATGGGCAACAACTTCCTGGTGACCTCTATGCCACACCCAAGCAATTTCTCAGCATCGCGTCGGCCGCGTCTCTCTGCCAGCAGTGGCACCGGCATGGTACACCCGACCCAGCcacccgtctctctctctacagcGACACCTGGCCCCACATCGAGTAGTGCCAACGCCGCATCTGTGCTGGACCTCATGCGCCGAACGTCGTCCACAAAATCGGATGCCGCATCCGCAGCAGTGACGCCGTCCTCTTTGGTGCCCTCTGCTGGTGTTTCCTTGGCCGTCGACCTAACTGGAACGGCCTCAACGCAGTCGGTAGTCATGCAATCATCACCATCGACGGTGTCGCGTCCCGCAGCTGGTGCCGTGGTCCCACCACGTCGCACCGTCTTCACCCTTACCAAAACGAGTCCTAACGATTCTATGAATACACCCGTTGCGTCGATGGTgacgagcagcagcccaGTCACCCACGCGCTTCCACATGCGCTACCGCTGACGTTGCCAGAGGCACCGAAGACCGGCGCTGTTCACGTACCGCTGCGGCCCAATCTACATCTGAAGCGGCCACGCACCGAGGCTCAGCACGGTAGAGGCGGCGACAGTGACATACGCGCCAACACTGCCGGTGGTGGTACAAAGGCGTTTGCGACCACGGCCGTTGCACGAGTAGAGACGATCTGTGCAACAGggccagcagcaacggctGCTTCGATTGGGTCGGCAACGTGGGGTCCTTCGGCGTCGCTagccgccgctgcaactcttgccccttctcctccctcgaCCTTGCGGCCTGTGCATACACAGGCAATGATTGTGCACCCTATTATGCTAgctgcgtcgtcgtcgtcgcccacTCCGTCGCCGGTCTCTACGACGCCCTCTCCTATCGCCTCTGCACCGCGGCGGACACTTTTTAAGCTCGGGAGTAACGTGTCAGgcgccccctcttctcccccgcCTGCAAGGCCGCAGTGA
- a CDS encoding putative MCAK-like kinesin, producing the protein MSSRICVAVRKRPIPDPEMDIVETPTPRCIVNEPKIKYDLSHYTDRHTFTFDEVFGESCNNAGVYQRCCLPLIDTVFNHGNATCFAYGQTGSGKTYTMLGSQKEPGLYAIAAREIFARANNINAVVYVSFYEIYGRKIFDLLHNRQRLFAREDADKVINICGLSEHQVTDIQEIFDVITAGSAYRAAGQTSANAESSRSHAVLQVEVRDTRGGNARRAPKTIGRISFIDLAGNERGADTFDCDRKTRMEGAEINKSLLALKECIRALGMGKSHVPFRGSILTEVLRDSFTGNSRTTMIATISPSSQHCVNTLNTLRYTQRVKDLGGGAGGGAKIEQVASSPPGRRPAAPRRKPFEALPVKSRPEWVTDFASDRSPDVSPSENAGGGGGENDGVAAAAAPRNVSKPRGRRPSVGRSGGTPPPVSAMVKVKDPKIATIVQNHIAALESEDDDDDGDDYCGDDPRAAEDGGVMQREEERQVRKVHAYVVEEIAKAEDKLIALHRRHIDSKMTGIKEEITAIQSFEESDSVDEYVARVRGLLLKQRDDMNEILVMLNGIGSMLRDEEDLSKTLTSSIGMRGR; encoded by the coding sequence ATGAGTAGCCGCATCTGTGTGGCGGTGCGCAAGCGCCCCATACCAGACCCGGAGATGGACATCGTCGAGACGCCAACGCCACGGTGCATCGTGAATGAGCCCAAAATAAAGTACGACCTCTCGCACTACACGGATCGGCACACCTTTACGTTTGATGAGGTCTTTGGGGAGAGCTGCAACAACGCTGGGGTGtaccagcgctgctgccttccACTTATTGACACCGTCTTCAACCACGGCAACGCCACGTGTTTTGCCTACGGTCAGACCGGCTCTGGCAAGACGTACACAATGCTGGGCTCACAGAAAGAGCCGGGACTGTACGCCATTGCGGCTCGCGAGATCTTTGCACGTGCCAACAACATCAACGCCGTCGTCTACGTCTCCTTCTACGAAATCTACGGCCGAAAAATATTTGACCTCCTCCACAACCGCCAGCGCCTTTTCGCGCGCGAAGATGCGGACAAGGTGATTAACATTTGCGGCCTGAGCGAGCATCAGGTGACGGACATCCAGGAAATTTTCGATGTCATTACAGCGGGCAGCGCATACCGTGCGGCGGGCCAGACAAGCGCCAACGCTGAGAGTAGTCGCTCCCACGCAGTGCTGCAAGTGGAGGTACGGGATACACGCGGCGGCAACGCGCGGCGTGCGCCCAAGACGATCGGCCGTATTTCCTTCATCGACTTGGCGGGTAACGAACGTGGGGCCGACACGTTCGACTGCGACCGCAAGACTCGAATGGAAGGTGCGGAGATCAACAAGTCTCTTCTGGCGCTGAAGGAATGCATTCGGGCCTTGGGGATGGGCAAGAGTCACGTGCCATTCAGGGGGTCGATCTtgacggaggtgctgcgaGACTCTTTCACGGGTAACAGCCGCACCACCATGATCGCGACCATTTCGCCGTCCTCGCAGCACTGCGTGAACACGCTCAACACACTGCGATACACCCAGCGCGTGAAAGACcttggtggcggcgctggtggtggtgcgaaGATTGAGCAAGTTGCCAGCAGCCCGCCCGGTCGCCGTCCCGCTGCACCGCGCAGAAAGCCCTTCGAGGCGCTTCCTGTAAAGAGCCGCCCAGAGTGGGTAACAGACTTTGCATCTGACCGATCACCGGACGTGTCCCCGTCAGAGAatgctggcggcggcggcggcgagaaTGACGGagttgcggcggcggcggcgccacggAACGTCTCCAAGCCCCGCGGCCGGCGTCCATCAGTaggccgcagcggtggtacGCCCCCGCCAGTCTCAGCAATGGTGAAAGTAAAGGATCCAAAAATAGCGACGATTGTGCAAAACCACATCGCCGCCCTGGAGTCCGAagatgacgatgacgacggtgACGATTACTGCGGCGACGACCCCCGCGCCGCGGAGGACGGTGGTGTGATGCAGCgggaagaagagcggcaggtGCGCAAGGTGCATGCCTACGTCGTGGAAGAGATTGCCAAAGCTGAGGATAAGTTGAttgcgctgcaccgccggcaCATAGACTCCAAGATGACGGGTATCAAGGAAGAGATTACAGCAATCCAGAGCTTTGAGGAATCCGACTCGGTTGACGAGTACGTGGCGCGGGTGAGGGGACTGCTACTGAAGCAGCGGGACGACATGAACGAGATCTTGGTGATGCTGAACGGCATTGGGTCAATGCTGCGTGATGAGGAGGACCTCTCCAAAACACTCACATCCAGCATAGGTATGCGGGGTCGATGA
- a CDS encoding hypothetical predicted transmembrane protein: MFSIASHPAYGRAHGKRRRSVFLLGVALTTIVLVIIGSMFINSPIISEDTAMINNAYARAHLSIRREWVDADTRFAENADSVVVNTNQLLQLYRLRVFVVATEKEVRNLTRLLNALSNSNYSTRMFPIDIAVHVLGNASAVPFVPWSHGRLDVYTHRLHSNASASAALWMADLWQPQSDFELGMLLTASARVSPHWFQWVISALQQYGSVSAKTIVKLDPDTYSPTERRRLLSPLSKRLSGLALGMPVAGAAAKAVVTVVSAYPSATSIFTASYWKSVMARPRPGTNVDDTPASWPAFLRTVTTVLGHSKHRFLYPPLGKYGPLVCENTNCTIHLLSVAQLAELVKLPMSDDQVPLSQE; the protein is encoded by the coding sequence ATGTTCAGTATAGCGAGCCACCCTGCCTACGGCCGGGCACACGGCAAGCGGAGACGCTCTGTCTTTCTTCTCGGCGTCGCTCTCACGACCATCGTACTTGTTATCATCGGCTCCATGTTCATCAATAGCCCTATCATCAGCGAAGACACGGCGATGATTAACAATGCGTACGCCCGTGCGCATCTTTCAATACGCAGAGAGTGGGTCGATGCAGACACCCGCTTCGCCGAGAATGCCGACTCCGTTGTAGTGAACACAAATCAGCTTCTACAACTTTATCGCCTGCGCGTGTTCGTTGTGGCCACGGAGAAGGAGGTACGTAATCTGACCAGGCTGCTGAACGCCCTGAGCAACTCCAATTATTCGACGCGTATGTTTCCCATCGATATCGCGGTGCACGTGCTGGGCAACGCATCCGCCGTGCCGTTCGTGCCGTGGTCGCATGGCCGCCTAGATGTCTACACGCACCGCCTGCACAGCAATGCCAGTGCATCTGCGGCGCTGTGGATGGCTGATTTGTGGCAACCGCAGTCGGATTTTGAGCTTGGCATGCTGCTCACCGCCTCGGCGCGCGTGTCGCCGCACTGGTTTCAGTGGGTCATCAGCGCGTTGCAACAGTACGGATCGGTCTCGGCGAAGACTATTGTGAAGCTTGATCCTGACACATACTCCCCGACAGAACGGCGCCGGCTGCTCAGCCCACTATCGAAGAGGCTAAGCGGTTTGGCGTTGGGCATGCCTGTCGCCGGGGCAGCGGCCAAGGCAGTCGTTACCGTCGTCTCCGCCTACCCAAGCGCCACGTCCATCTTCACCGCGTCTTATTGGAAGTCTGTCATGGCGCGCCCAAGGCCTGGCACCAACGTCGACGACACGCCCGCCAGCTGGCCTGCCTTCCTCCGCACCGTCACTACGGTGCTTGGTCACAGCAAACACCGGTTCCTGTACCCTCCTCTTGGCAAGTACGGACCGCTCGTTTGCGAGAATACAAACTGCACCATACACCTGCTGAgtgtggcgcagctggcggaaCTGGTGAAACTCCCGATGTCGGACGATCAAGTACCACTGTCGCAAGAGTAG